A genomic region of Streptosporangium lutulentum contains the following coding sequences:
- a CDS encoding polysaccharide deacetylase family protein: MARTVTGRLATAGALAVVIAGSLMGTAMAAPRADPSDGSPGAAAADACPAGWSTETTIRFGPKRVDTGIPNPGRDDGCTLLDVIWQEEPFATHGRFVATVVRATREFRGLGLLDAREAATIRSAAARSAVGGPADDSVPNTCTDRVALTFDDGPSFYRAQTLAILREKQVTATFFDVGMRIDANPRLPAFERREGHLVLNHTYEHPNLNQVTVPRLQTEMRTTEEALDRAGVKRPFVGMRPPFLAANAPVRAELERLGFTVISGDIDAADWLPDRPAEQLRADIADGIAEGRRNIFLHDGPIDTVAGPELMKALPLIIDDIRAAGLCFGTFDSTGAIVADRYVSSGEPIPSVVNAVPYLPLAFGGGLPPEPYEIITPTPVTPAATTAVASVATKASVATKASAASAASAASAAADECPNGWSSEETVWFGPPRVDTGIANPGGPDGCTLLDRVWEREPFTTHGAFVSAARAAADEFVAAGLLSSRDRARVVSAAARTRVGGPRDTSVPNTCDRRLAIQFDDGPSHYRTETLRILREKQVTGVFMDTGTRVEANPHFARFQLAEGHELLNHTYSHANLNQVLAGEGPDGVRREIQAAEAAFAAVGAPISFRGIRPPFGAANAQVRQIIADMGYTDYMTRIGTDDWLPERTPQEISDAIVEQLYPGAIISLHDGPYDTTAGPGTNGGLALLIDAARERGYCFGTVDRHGGVVADRLIPTGKPIPVVENPVPYAPLVSSGEPPKPYVILD; this comes from the coding sequence ATGGCCAGGACTGTGACAGGACGATTGGCGACGGCGGGAGCGCTGGCGGTGGTGATCGCCGGCTCACTGATGGGGACGGCGATGGCCGCGCCCCGCGCGGACCCGTCAGACGGATCACCCGGAGCGGCGGCGGCCGACGCCTGCCCGGCCGGCTGGTCCACCGAGACCACGATCCGGTTCGGCCCGAAGCGCGTCGACACCGGCATCCCCAACCCCGGACGCGACGACGGCTGCACCCTGCTCGACGTCATCTGGCAAGAGGAGCCGTTCGCCACCCACGGCCGATTCGTCGCCACCGTCGTGCGTGCCACCCGCGAGTTCCGCGGTCTCGGCCTGCTCGACGCGAGAGAGGCGGCCACCATCCGCTCGGCCGCCGCCCGCTCGGCCGTCGGTGGCCCGGCCGACGACTCGGTTCCGAACACCTGCACCGATCGCGTGGCGCTGACGTTCGACGACGGCCCCTCGTTCTACCGCGCCCAGACGCTGGCGATCCTGCGCGAGAAGCAGGTCACCGCGACATTCTTCGACGTGGGCATGCGCATCGACGCCAACCCGCGGCTTCCGGCGTTCGAGCGGCGCGAGGGTCACCTCGTGCTCAACCACACCTACGAGCACCCCAACCTCAATCAGGTCACCGTGCCGAGGCTCCAGACCGAGATGCGGACCACCGAGGAGGCGCTGGACCGGGCCGGCGTCAAGCGGCCGTTCGTCGGCATGCGTCCGCCGTTCCTCGCGGCGAACGCGCCGGTCCGGGCCGAGCTTGAGCGGCTGGGCTTCACGGTCATCAGCGGCGACATCGACGCGGCGGACTGGCTGCCGGACCGGCCGGCCGAACAGTTGCGGGCCGACATCGCCGATGGCATCGCCGAGGGACGGCGGAACATCTTCCTGCACGACGGCCCCATCGACACCGTCGCCGGGCCGGAGCTGATGAAGGCGCTACCGCTGATCATCGACGACATCCGGGCGGCCGGGCTGTGTTTCGGCACGTTCGACAGCACCGGCGCGATCGTCGCCGACCGGTACGTCTCAAGCGGTGAGCCGATCCCGTCCGTCGTCAACGCGGTGCCGTACCTGCCGCTGGCGTTCGGCGGCGGGCTGCCGCCGGAGCCGTATGAGATCATCACGCCGACGCCGGTCACCCCGGCCGCGACGACGGCCGTAGCCTCGGTCGCGACGAAAGCCTCGGTCGCGACGAAAGCCTCGGCTGCGAGCGCCGCGAGCGCCGCGAGCGCCGCGGCCGACGAGTGCCCGAACGGCTGGTCATCAGAGGAGACGGTCTGGTTCGGCCCGCCGCGCGTCGACACCGGCATCGCCAACCCCGGGGGCCCCGACGGCTGCACCCTGCTGGACCGCGTCTGGGAGCGGGAGCCGTTCACCACCCACGGCGCCTTCGTGTCCGCCGCTCGCGCGGCCGCCGACGAGTTCGTCGCCGCCGGCCTGCTCAGTAGCCGGGACCGGGCCCGCGTCGTCTCGGCCGCCGCCCGCACCCGCGTCGGCGGCCCGCGCGACACGTCCGTCCCGAACACCTGCGACCGCCGGCTGGCCATCCAGTTCGACGACGGCCCGTCCCACTACCGGACCGAGACGCTGCGGATCCTCCGCGAGAAGCAGGTGACCGGCGTGTTCATGGACACCGGCACCCGGGTCGAGGCGAACCCGCACTTCGCCCGGTTCCAGCTGGCCGAGGGGCACGAGCTGCTCAACCACACCTACAGTCACGCGAACCTCAATCAGGTGCTGGCCGGCGAGGGTCCCGACGGCGTCCGCCGCGAGATCCAGGCCGCGGAGGCCGCGTTCGCCGCGGTCGGTGCCCCGATCTCGTTCCGGGGCATCCGCCCGCCGTTCGGCGCCGCGAACGCGCAGGTACGGCAGATCATCGCGGACATGGGCTACACGGACTACATGACCCGCATCGGCACCGACGACTGGCTGCCTGAGCGCACGCCGCAGGAGATCAGCGACGCGATCGTCGAGCAGCTGTACCCGGGCGCGATCATCTCGCTGCACGACGGCCCGTACGACACCACTGCCGGCCCGGGCACGAACGGGGGACTGGCGCTGCTCATCGACGCGGCCCGCGAGCGAGGCTACTGCTTCGGCACCGTCGACCGCCACGGCGGCGTGGTGGCGGACCGGTTGATCCCGACGGGCAAGCCGATCCCGGTGGTCGAGAACCCGGTGCCGTATGCGCCGCTGGTCTCCTCGGGTGAACCACCGAAGCCGTACGTGATCCTCGACTGA
- a CDS encoding PQQ-dependent sugar dehydrogenase codes for MNGSAKRTLLAGAAAAAVLAGLLTAPSIAVAQDDSAPPDSAFQKVTLNDTPGEPVDLAVLPDSRVLHTTRDGTVWMHDPATGLNTKAAELDVYEHDEEGLQSIALDPDFGKKNTWVYLYYSPPMDTPVDDPSTPDVNEGDAPNTGTAADWERFEGVIRLSRFQFTKNKIDLGSEQQILDVPVDRGICCHVGGDIVFDAAGNLYLSTGDDTNPFSSDGYTPIDERPDRNPSYDAQRSSGNTNDLRGKVLRIHPKNGGGYTVPKGNLFAPGTAKTRPEIYAMGLRNPFRIEINRKNGDLYVADYSPDADEASPARGPAGYGKWAIVRKPANYGWPYCATAELPYVDYDFGTGASGAPFDCAAPVNESPHNTGLRKLPPVQQPDVWYPYSSSAEFPELGTGGIGPMAGPVYHFDKKATHGRTPRAWPKYFDGAPLFYEWTRDYTKAFRLNRDGKLSKIESVLPSITFDNGMDMEFGPDGALYVLEYGDGYFAENPDAQLARIDYIGQGGNHSPTPKASADKINGVAPLTVTFSSEGTVDADGDRLRYEWDFDADGRVDSRQANPTFTYKENGLYRATLKVTDVGGPQRGRSAATSVEIVVGNAAPVVELVQPVEGQTFHFGDVVHYEVRVTDDQAVDCSRVQVTYILGHDQHGHPQTTANGCTGSITTTVPSGHDPETDDLSGVFAATYTDAGADGLPALTGTDEVVLQPAD; via the coding sequence ATGAACGGTAGCGCAAAGAGGACCCTGCTGGCGGGGGCGGCAGCCGCCGCCGTCCTGGCGGGGCTCCTGACGGCACCATCGATCGCGGTCGCGCAGGACGATTCGGCGCCGCCCGACTCCGCCTTCCAGAAGGTGACGCTCAACGACACGCCCGGCGAACCCGTCGACCTCGCGGTCCTGCCGGACAGCCGGGTTCTGCACACCACGCGCGACGGAACGGTGTGGATGCACGACCCGGCCACCGGCCTCAACACGAAGGCCGCCGAACTCGACGTGTACGAGCACGACGAGGAAGGCCTGCAGAGCATCGCGCTCGACCCGGACTTCGGCAAGAAGAACACCTGGGTCTACCTGTACTACTCCCCGCCGATGGACACCCCCGTCGACGACCCGTCGACGCCCGACGTGAACGAGGGCGACGCCCCCAACACGGGCACGGCGGCGGACTGGGAGCGCTTCGAGGGCGTGATCCGGCTCTCCCGCTTCCAGTTCACGAAGAACAAGATCGACCTGGGGAGCGAGCAGCAGATCCTCGACGTCCCGGTCGACCGGGGCATCTGCTGCCACGTCGGCGGCGACATCGTCTTCGACGCCGCGGGCAACCTCTACCTGTCGACCGGTGACGACACCAACCCGTTCTCCTCCGACGGCTACACCCCGATCGACGAGCGGCCGGACCGTAACCCGTCCTACGACGCCCAGCGCAGCTCCGGCAACACCAACGACCTGCGCGGCAAGGTCCTGCGGATCCATCCGAAGAACGGCGGTGGCTACACCGTCCCCAAGGGCAACCTGTTCGCGCCCGGCACCGCGAAGACCCGGCCCGAGATCTACGCGATGGGACTGCGCAACCCCTTCCGCATCGAGATCAACCGCAAGAACGGCGACCTGTACGTCGCGGATTACTCGCCCGACGCCGACGAGGCCAGCCCCGCCCGGGGGCCCGCCGGATACGGTAAGTGGGCGATCGTCCGCAAGCCGGCCAACTACGGATGGCCGTACTGCGCGACCGCGGAACTGCCCTACGTGGACTACGACTTCGGCACCGGCGCGTCCGGAGCCCCCTTCGACTGCGCGGCACCGGTGAACGAGTCCCCGCACAACACCGGCCTGCGCAAACTGCCGCCGGTCCAGCAGCCGGACGTGTGGTACCCCTACAGCAGCTCCGCGGAGTTCCCCGAGCTCGGCACGGGCGGCATCGGCCCGATGGCGGGCCCCGTGTACCACTTCGACAAGAAGGCGACGCACGGCCGCACCCCGAGGGCCTGGCCGAAGTACTTCGACGGGGCGCCCCTGTTCTACGAGTGGACGCGCGACTACACGAAGGCCTTCCGCCTGAACAGGGACGGCAAGCTCTCGAAGATCGAGTCGGTCCTGCCGTCGATCACGTTCGACAACGGCATGGACATGGAGTTCGGCCCTGACGGCGCCCTCTACGTCCTTGAGTACGGCGACGGTTACTTCGCCGAGAACCCCGACGCGCAGTTGGCCCGCATCGACTACATCGGCCAGGGCGGCAACCACTCGCCGACCCCGAAGGCGTCGGCCGACAAGATCAACGGCGTCGCCCCGCTCACCGTGACGTTCTCGAGCGAGGGCACCGTGGACGCCGACGGAGACCGGCTCCGTTACGAGTGGGATTTCGACGCCGACGGCAGGGTGGACTCGCGGCAGGCCAACCCCACGTTCACGTACAAGGAGAACGGCCTCTACCGGGCGACCCTGAAGGTGACCGACGTGGGCGGTCCTCAGCGCGGCCGCTCGGCGGCGACCTCCGTCGAGATCGTGGTCGGGAACGCGGCGCCGGTCGTGGAACTCGTCCAGCCGGTCGAGGGGCAGACGTTCCACTTCGGCGACGTCGTGCACTACGAGGTGCGGGTGACCGATGACCAGGCGGTCGACTGCTCCCGCGTCCAGGTGACCTACATCCTCGGCCACGACCAGCACGGGCACCCGCAGACGACCGCGAACGGATGCACCGGCTCCATCACGACCACCGTGCCGTCGGGGCACGACCCGGAGACCGACGATCTCAGCGGTGTCTTCGCCGCCACGTACACCGACGCGGGCGCCGACGGCCTGCCGGCCCTGACCGGTACCGATGAAGTGGTGCTGCAGCCGGCCGACTGA